The Xanthobacter flavus genome includes a window with the following:
- a CDS encoding enoyl-CoA hydratase-related protein: protein MAGSIAITVEGGIARLTLTNPERRNAISSAMWRALSVFAQEAGGRSDIRVAVLRGAGDLAFSGGADISDFDSARSDASGAQSYDDVVEQACSAIEGLAFPTLAFIRGACVGAGAALAASCDMRIAGDDAFFAIPAARLGLGYDPRGLGRVLRAFGSQGARQLFFTAERLPADRAHAMGAVDLIAPAAEVEALAERTLLRIAENAPLTLKAAKLAIRAAESGSQGLSGEAKRATASANASADYREGRLAFAEKRAPRFSGT from the coding sequence TTGGCCGGGAGCATCGCCATCACCGTCGAAGGCGGCATCGCCCGTCTCACGCTCACCAATCCGGAGCGGCGCAACGCCATTTCCAGCGCCATGTGGCGCGCCCTCTCCGTCTTCGCCCAGGAGGCCGGCGGCCGTTCGGATATTCGCGTCGCGGTACTGCGCGGTGCCGGCGATCTCGCCTTCTCCGGCGGTGCCGACATTTCCGATTTCGACAGCGCCCGCTCGGATGCCTCCGGCGCCCAGAGCTATGACGATGTTGTGGAACAGGCGTGCTCCGCCATCGAGGGGCTGGCCTTCCCGACGCTCGCCTTCATTCGCGGCGCCTGCGTCGGGGCCGGGGCGGCGCTGGCGGCAAGCTGCGACATGCGGATCGCGGGCGATGATGCTTTCTTCGCCATCCCCGCCGCGCGGCTGGGGCTCGGCTACGATCCGCGCGGGCTCGGCCGCGTGCTCCGCGCCTTCGGCAGTCAGGGCGCGCGGCAATTGTTCTTCACCGCCGAGCGCCTCCCGGCAGATCGGGCGCACGCGATGGGCGCGGTGGATCTGATCGCCCCGGCGGCCGAAGTGGAGGCGCTGGCCGAGCGCACGCTCCTGCGCATCGCCGAGAACGCGCCGCTGACCCTCAAGGCCGCGAAACTCGCCATCCGGGCGGCCGAGAGCGGCAGCCAGGGCCTCTCCGGCGAGGCCAAGCGCGCCACTGCCTCCGCAAACGCCAGCGCGGATTATCGCGAAGGCCGCCTCGCCTTCGCCGAGAAGCGGGCGCCTCGCTTTTCGGGGACCTGA
- a CDS encoding zinc-binding alcohol dehydrogenase family protein translates to MKAIGYVASRPADSVDALFAFEAPDPVPGPRDLLVRVKAISVNPVDTKVRMRRQGTDETPVILGWDAAGVVEAVGADAGAFCVGDEVYYAGSLTRPGTNAELHLVDARIAARKPRTLSFAEAAAMPLTALTAYEGLFDRLRLPRGVADDGTVLLIVGAAGGVGSMAVQLARRLASAIIIGTASRPESATWVKDLGADHVIDHTKPLSAELKALGLAGAHRIFSLTATQQHWPELVEALVPQGTVCVIDDPLGLDANLLKLKSGTLAWEFMFTRSMFETPDMGAQHRILSEVAGLVDEGLLRTTLGAHFGAITPDNLRRAHLALESGRSIGKIVLEGWA, encoded by the coding sequence ATGAAGGCCATCGGCTACGTCGCTTCCCGTCCCGCCGACAGTGTGGACGCCCTGTTCGCCTTCGAGGCGCCGGACCCCGTGCCCGGTCCGCGCGACCTGCTCGTGCGGGTGAAGGCCATTTCGGTCAATCCCGTGGACACCAAGGTGCGCATGCGCCGCCAGGGCACGGATGAGACGCCCGTCATCCTCGGCTGGGACGCGGCCGGCGTGGTGGAGGCGGTGGGCGCGGACGCCGGGGCGTTCTGCGTGGGGGATGAGGTTTATTACGCCGGCAGCCTGACGCGACCCGGCACCAATGCCGAACTGCACCTCGTGGATGCCCGCATCGCCGCCCGCAAGCCACGCACGCTTTCCTTCGCCGAGGCGGCGGCCATGCCGCTCACGGCGCTCACGGCCTATGAAGGACTGTTCGATCGCCTGCGCCTGCCGCGCGGCGTCGCCGACGACGGCACGGTCCTCCTGATCGTGGGCGCCGCCGGTGGCGTCGGCTCCATGGCGGTGCAGCTTGCGCGGCGGCTCGCCTCCGCCATCATCATCGGCACCGCCTCCCGGCCGGAAAGTGCCACCTGGGTGAAGGACCTCGGGGCCGACCATGTGATCGATCATACGAAGCCGTTGTCAGCTGAACTGAAGGCGCTCGGGCTCGCCGGCGCTCATCGCATCTTCAGCCTGACGGCGACACAGCAGCACTGGCCGGAGCTGGTGGAGGCGCTGGTGCCGCAGGGCACGGTGTGCGTCATCGACGATCCCTTGGGGCTGGATGCGAACCTGCTGAAGCTGAAGAGCGGTACGCTCGCGTGGGAGTTCATGTTCACGCGCTCCATGTTCGAGACGCCGGACATGGGCGCCCAGCACCGCATCCTCTCGGAAGTCGCGGGACTGGTGGACGAAGGCCTCCTGCGCACCACCCTCGGCGCCCATTTCGGGGCCATTACCCCGGACAACCTCAGGCGCGCCCACCTCGCGTTGGAGAGCGGGCGGTCCATCGGCAAGATCGTGCTGGAGGGCTGGGCGTAG
- the pap gene encoding polyphosphate:AMP phosphotransferase, giving the protein MFESATFAHHLDKAAFKAMEPSLREDLLTAQFQLIEQKRRSLIVLIHGPDGAGKGAVLNRLYGWLDVRKLQTLTFDMPCAPEDRPAMWKYWRELPPFGQIGIMLGSWYHAPLCRRALGEMKRADFMAALDEIERFEAMLHAEGVSLLKIWLYLDEAEARARLKGVSRGEWQRPVVREWEELKEAGPRKRLLAISEDAARATSTETSPWHVVPAADEEYRDAMAGSLLLEKLRSMVSEPEPAPQPLAPNPTRLPPALPTFSILSTLDLSKSLDEDAYDRQLAQEQSRITRLTNSRRFAEAGLVVAFEGSDAAGKSSTIMRLRRALDPRRFRVHPIAAPTDEERARPYLWRFWRHIPAHGRIVIFDRSWYGRVLVERVEGLCGPDDWGRAYGEINDFEGQLAAANYVVVKFWLAISQEQQARRFEERETVAYKRFKLTPEDWRNREKWPLYEAAVTEMVDRTSTRFAPWTLVEAEDKRYGRVKVLKTIADRLEEAIG; this is encoded by the coding sequence ATGTTCGAATCCGCGACGTTCGCGCACCATCTCGACAAGGCCGCCTTCAAGGCGATGGAGCCCAGCCTGCGCGAGGATCTGCTCACCGCGCAGTTCCAGCTCATCGAGCAGAAGCGGCGCAGCCTCATCGTCCTGATCCACGGGCCGGACGGCGCCGGCAAGGGGGCGGTGCTGAACCGTCTCTACGGCTGGCTGGACGTACGCAAGCTGCAGACGCTCACCTTCGACATGCCCTGCGCGCCGGAGGACCGTCCGGCCATGTGGAAATACTGGCGCGAGCTGCCGCCCTTCGGCCAGATCGGCATCATGCTGGGCTCCTGGTATCACGCCCCTTTGTGCCGGCGGGCGCTCGGCGAGATGAAGCGCGCCGACTTCATGGCCGCGCTGGACGAGATCGAGCGGTTCGAGGCCATGCTTCATGCGGAGGGGGTGAGCCTTCTCAAGATCTGGCTCTACCTCGACGAGGCGGAGGCGCGCGCGCGCCTCAAGGGCGTGTCCAGGGGCGAGTGGCAACGCCCGGTCGTGCGCGAGTGGGAGGAATTGAAGGAAGCTGGCCCGCGCAAGCGTCTGCTCGCGATCTCCGAGGACGCCGCCCGCGCCACCTCCACCGAGACCTCGCCCTGGCACGTCGTGCCGGCCGCCGACGAGGAGTATCGCGACGCCATGGCCGGTAGCCTCCTGCTGGAGAAGCTGAGGTCCATGGTGTCGGAGCCCGAGCCGGCCCCGCAGCCCCTCGCGCCCAATCCCACGCGGCTGCCGCCGGCGCTGCCGACCTTCTCCATCCTCTCGACGCTCGACCTGTCCAAATCCCTCGACGAAGACGCGTACGACCGCCAGCTGGCGCAGGAGCAGAGCCGCATCACCCGCCTCACCAACTCCCGCCGCTTTGCCGAGGCCGGGCTGGTGGTGGCCTTCGAGGGCTCGGACGCGGCGGGCAAGAGCTCCACCATCATGCGGCTGCGGCGGGCGCTCGACCCGCGGCGCTTCCGCGTGCATCCCATCGCCGCGCCCACCGACGAGGAGCGGGCGCGGCCCTATCTCTGGCGCTTCTGGCGGCACATCCCGGCGCACGGGCGCATCGTCATCTTCGACCGCTCCTGGTACGGCCGCGTGTTGGTGGAGCGGGTGGAGGGCCTGTGCGGTCCGGATGACTGGGGCCGGGCCTATGGCGAGATCAACGATTTCGAGGGTCAGCTCGCGGCGGCCAACTATGTGGTGGTGAAGTTCTGGCTCGCCATCAGCCAGGAGCAGCAGGCGCGCCGCTTCGAGGAGCGCGAGACGGTCGCCTACAAGCGCTTCAAGCTCACCCCGGAGGACTGGCGCAACCGCGAGAAATGGCCGCTCTATGAGGCGGCGGTGACCGAGATGGTGGACCGCACCTCCACCCGCTTCGCCCCCTGGACGCTGGTGGAGGCGGAGGACAAGCGCTACGGCCGGGTCAAGGTGCTGAAGACCATCGCCGACCGGCTGGAGGAGGCCATCGGCTAG
- a CDS encoding TIGR02186 family protein — protein sequence MNAARPRTGAATPRFPRLALAGLALLAGLFTAPARADRLVLSVSQHKVSISSSFAGAELVVFGVAEASDGAPIDDTPDVVVTVRGPREDFTTWRKAQVLGLWINTDSRTFIDVPAFLTVLSNRPTDEMASLAILRREQIGLTRNIFVQRVGADFADVVPTDPFRTAFLRLQSAQGLYEENAKGVTFLAPRVFRAEVRIPGAAPIGSYQIEVKLLRNGLVAATEQATFDVQKIGFEQRVAEFAMNDALLYGLAVALGSLIVGFIANILFRKE from the coding sequence ATGAACGCCGCCCGCCCCCGCACCGGCGCGGCCACCCCGCGCTTTCCCCGCCTCGCGCTCGCCGGCCTCGCCCTGCTGGCGGGCCTTTTTACCGCGCCCGCCCGCGCCGACCGGCTGGTTCTGTCGGTATCGCAGCACAAGGTGAGCATCTCCTCGAGCTTCGCCGGCGCCGAACTGGTGGTGTTCGGCGTTGCCGAGGCGTCCGATGGCGCGCCCATCGACGACACCCCCGACGTGGTCGTGACCGTGCGCGGCCCGCGTGAGGATTTCACCACCTGGCGCAAGGCGCAGGTGCTGGGCCTGTGGATCAACACCGACAGCCGCACCTTCATCGATGTGCCCGCCTTTCTCACCGTCCTCTCCAACCGGCCCACCGACGAGATGGCGAGCCTCGCGATCCTGCGGCGGGAGCAGATCGGCCTTACGCGGAATATCTTTGTCCAGCGCGTGGGCGCCGATTTCGCCGACGTTGTGCCGACCGACCCGTTCCGCACGGCTTTTCTTCGGCTGCAGTCGGCCCAAGGGCTCTATGAGGAAAATGCGAAGGGCGTCACCTTCCTCGCCCCCCGGGTGTTTCGCGCGGAGGTCCGCATCCCCGGTGCAGCGCCCATCGGTTCGTACCAGATCGAGGTCAAGCTGCTGCGGAACGGTCTAGTTGCCGCTACGGAACAGGCCACCTTCGATGTGCAGAAAATCGGCTTTGAGCAACGCGTAGCAGAGTTCGCCATGAACGATGCCTTGCTTTATGGACTGGCCGTGGCCTTAGGCAGTCTGATTGTCGGCTTCATCGCCAACATCTTGTTCCGCAAGGAATGA
- a CDS encoding MBL fold metallo-hydrolase, translated as MPRPYHHGPPSDHFDGTRFFNPDHPSTDKSLKDLLAWRRAKRGQAPQSAGWPAEPPLPTRKETPPPRVASGIRITMVGHASVLIQVAGLNILTDPVWSERASPLGFLGPKRHNPPGIAFEALPPIDWVLLSHNHYDHMDLATLRRLQRAHRPRVLTPLGNDKVLRPRIKALDITTGDWGARFDLGAGVEAILHPANHWSARGVRDRRFALWAGFVLATPEGLIYFAGDTGYGTGAIFRAVARDIGAPRVALIPIGAYEPRWFMKPQHTNPEEAVRILEDTGATQGLGIHWGTFRLTDEAQDAPKRALSAALDAAGIARDRFLPLHPGQVWEAAG; from the coding sequence ATGCCCCGTCCTTACCATCATGGCCCGCCGTCGGATCATTTCGACGGCACGCGCTTCTTCAATCCCGATCACCCTTCCACTGACAAGAGCCTGAAGGATCTCCTGGCCTGGCGCCGCGCCAAGCGCGGACAGGCGCCCCAGTCTGCCGGCTGGCCGGCCGAGCCGCCGCTCCCGACGCGGAAGGAGACGCCGCCACCCCGCGTGGCATCCGGCATCCGAATCACCATGGTCGGGCACGCCAGCGTGCTGATCCAGGTGGCAGGACTGAACATCCTCACCGATCCGGTGTGGTCGGAACGCGCCAGTCCGCTCGGCTTTCTGGGGCCGAAGCGGCACAACCCGCCGGGCATCGCCTTTGAGGCGCTTCCGCCGATCGACTGGGTGCTGCTCAGCCACAACCATTACGACCACATGGATCTGGCGACCCTGCGCCGTCTCCAGCGCGCCCATCGCCCGCGCGTGCTCACGCCGCTCGGTAACGACAAGGTCCTGCGCCCGCGGATCAAGGCCCTCGACATCACCACCGGCGACTGGGGCGCGCGGTTCGATCTCGGCGCGGGGGTGGAAGCGATCCTCCATCCTGCCAACCACTGGTCGGCGCGCGGTGTCCGGGACCGGCGGTTCGCCCTTTGGGCCGGCTTCGTGCTGGCGACGCCGGAAGGGCTGATCTATTTCGCCGGGGATACCGGCTACGGCACCGGCGCGATCTTCCGGGCGGTTGCGCGCGACATCGGCGCGCCACGGGTGGCGCTGATCCCCATCGGCGCCTACGAGCCGCGCTGGTTCATGAAGCCGCAGCACACCAACCCGGAAGAGGCGGTGCGCATCCTGGAGGACACCGGCGCCACCCAGGGCCTCGGCATCCACTGGGGCACGTTCCGCCTCACCGACGAGGCCCAGGATGCGCCGAAGCGCGCGCTCAGCGCGGCGCTCGACGCCGCCGGTATCGCCAGAGACCGCTTCCTGCCGCTCCACCCGGGACAGGTTTGGGAAGCGGCCGGCTAG
- a CDS encoding DnaJ C-terminal domain-containing protein yields MRDPYDVLGVSKTADEAEIKRAYRKLAKKLHPDANASDPKAQDRFAELNTAHEILSDKEKRGQFDRGEIDAEGKPRAPEFSGFGGGGPRRGPGGFSGFDGDTIFESFSFGPEGARRTSSRGGGGGFEDIGDIFGFGRQRRSAGGGFAPQPGADMEITLPVSFEEATQGASKRVGLPNGKQIDIKIAPGTREGHRMRLKGQGEPSPMGGPAGDAYVTISYATHPVFERDGDDLRQSLDVPLADAVLGAKVRVPTLTGAVELAIPAWTSGGRTFRLRGKGLPNATGGHGDLLARVNVVLPTEKNAELEELMRKLKGEAA; encoded by the coding sequence ATGCGTGATCCCTACGACGTCCTCGGTGTTTCCAAGACCGCCGACGAGGCAGAGATCAAGCGCGCCTATCGCAAGCTCGCGAAGAAGCTCCACCCGGATGCGAATGCGTCCGATCCCAAGGCCCAGGACCGCTTCGCCGAGCTGAATACGGCGCACGAGATTCTCTCCGACAAGGAGAAGCGCGGCCAGTTCGACCGCGGCGAGATCGACGCGGAGGGCAAGCCGCGCGCGCCGGAATTTTCCGGGTTCGGCGGTGGCGGTCCCCGGCGCGGCCCCGGCGGGTTCTCCGGCTTCGACGGCGACACGATTTTCGAGAGCTTCTCCTTCGGCCCCGAGGGCGCGCGGCGCACGTCGTCGCGTGGCGGTGGCGGCGGGTTCGAGGACATTGGCGACATCTTCGGCTTCGGCCGCCAGCGCCGCTCGGCGGGCGGCGGCTTTGCGCCTCAGCCAGGCGCCGACATGGAAATCACGCTCCCCGTTTCCTTCGAGGAGGCGACTCAGGGGGCGTCGAAGCGTGTCGGCCTGCCCAATGGCAAGCAGATCGACATCAAGATCGCGCCCGGCACCCGCGAGGGGCACCGCATGCGCCTCAAGGGGCAGGGCGAGCCAAGCCCCATGGGCGGGCCGGCGGGCGATGCCTATGTGACCATCTCCTACGCCACGCATCCCGTGTTCGAGCGGGACGGCGACGATCTGCGCCAGTCGCTGGACGTGCCGCTTGCCGACGCGGTGCTCGGGGCCAAGGTGCGCGTGCCCACGCTGACCGGCGCGGTGGAGCTCGCCATTCCGGCCTGGACCTCTGGCGGGCGCACCTTCCGCCTGCGCGGCAAGGGCCTGCCCAATGCGACAGGCGGCCACGGCGACCTGCTGGCGCGGGTGAATGTGGTGCTGCCGACGGAAAAGAACGCGGAACTGGAAGAGCTGATGCGCAAGCTCAAGGGGGAGGCGGCCTGA
- a CDS encoding MaoC family dehydratase, with protein MFLELQNLFFEDLTVGRIERMSKTVSSSDIVGFAELTGDRNPIHLSQHFAARTPFGGRIAHGLYTASLISAVLGTRLPGPGAVYISQTLNFRAPVRIDDTVEVEVRVVELIPERFRARLSCICTVKGEVVLDGEAWVKVPSAATQKVASA; from the coding sequence ATGTTCCTCGAATTGCAGAACCTCTTTTTTGAAGACCTGACGGTGGGCCGCATCGAGCGCATGTCGAAGACGGTCTCCTCGTCCGACATCGTGGGCTTCGCCGAACTCACCGGCGACCGCAATCCCATCCACCTGTCCCAGCATTTCGCCGCGCGCACGCCTTTCGGTGGCCGCATCGCTCATGGCCTCTATACCGCGAGCCTGATCTCTGCCGTGCTCGGCACCCGCCTGCCCGGCCCGGGCGCGGTCTACATCTCCCAGACGCTGAACTTCAGGGCTCCCGTGCGCATCGACGACACGGTGGAGGTGGAGGTGCGCGTGGTGGAATTGATCCCCGAGCGCTTCCGGGCCCGCCTCTCCTGCATCTGCACGGTGAAGGGCGAGGTGGTGCTGGATGGCGAGGCGTGGGTGAAGGTGCCCTCCGCCGCCACCCAGAAGGTTGCATCGGCCTGA
- the pdxH gene encoding pyridoxamine 5'-phosphate oxidase, whose amino-acid sequence MTASETMEPRDPLTSGDFTESSEPFRLFGAWLEEAGKSEPNDPNAMTLATVDEDGLPDARMVLLKGLDERGFVFFTNTGSAKGRELAAHPKAALVFHWKSLRRQVRVRGPVEQVSDAEADAYFATRPRLSQIGAWASTQSRPLEGRFALEAAVATTTAKYALGSVPRPPHWTGFRILPTAIEFWHDRPFRLHDRVVFRRAGEGEAWTKTRLYP is encoded by the coding sequence ATGACGGCGAGCGAGACCATGGAACCCCGAGATCCCTTAACATCCGGTGATTTCACCGAATCTTCCGAGCCCTTCCGTCTTTTCGGCGCGTGGCTGGAGGAGGCCGGCAAGTCCGAGCCCAATGACCCGAACGCCATGACGCTGGCGACCGTGGACGAGGATGGGCTTCCCGACGCCCGCATGGTGCTGCTGAAGGGGCTGGACGAGCGCGGCTTCGTCTTCTTCACCAACACCGGCAGCGCCAAGGGCCGGGAGCTGGCAGCCCACCCCAAGGCCGCATTGGTCTTCCACTGGAAGTCCCTGCGCCGGCAGGTGCGGGTGCGCGGGCCGGTGGAGCAGGTGAGCGACGCGGAGGCCGATGCCTATTTCGCCACCCGCCCCCGCCTATCGCAGATCGGCGCCTGGGCCTCGACCCAGTCACGCCCGCTGGAGGGCCGCTTCGCGCTGGAAGCGGCGGTCGCGACGACCACCGCGAAATATGCCCTCGGCAGCGTGCCGCGCCCACCCCACTGGACCGGATTCCGCATCCTGCCCACGGCGATCGAGTTCTGGCACGACCGGCCGTTCCGCCTGCACGACCGCGTGGTGTTCCGCCGCGCCGGCGAGGGCGAGGCGTGGACGAAGACGCGGCTCTATCCCTGA
- a CDS encoding RT0821/Lpp0805 family surface protein, whose protein sequence is MAGACLLAALLSGCASVPFHDDDSLVTGSIKATPASLPVPDGPAPKGIAPGDWTQAKLALEQALAARDGDVSVPWDNPETGARGTATPVGPTQAGCRAFMISLVDGKTPDRWVQGEACKSRGGTVLNQVRLLGRA, encoded by the coding sequence GTGGCTGGAGCGTGTCTTCTGGCCGCGCTCCTTTCCGGCTGCGCCAGCGTGCCGTTCCATGATGACGATTCGCTCGTCACCGGCTCCATCAAGGCAACGCCGGCCTCCCTGCCGGTGCCGGATGGGCCGGCGCCCAAGGGTATCGCGCCCGGCGACTGGACGCAGGCGAAGCTCGCGCTCGAACAGGCGCTGGCCGCCCGTGATGGCGACGTATCGGTCCCGTGGGACAATCCGGAGACGGGCGCTCGCGGCACCGCGACCCCGGTCGGCCCGACCCAGGCCGGCTGCCGCGCCTTCATGATCTCGCTGGTGGATGGCAAGACCCCCGACCGCTGGGTTCAGGGCGAGGCCTGCAAGAGCCGTGGCGGCACGGTGCTGAACCAGGTCCGCCTGCTCGGGCGCGCCTGA
- a CDS encoding winged helix-turn-helix transcriptional regulator, translating into MARRHETHPGTGCPVEATLALIGAKWKGATLFHLMDGELRFSELRRRLPNVTQRILSKALRELEADGLVLRRVYPTVPPQVGYRLTRKGEALRGAIGALADFGRGHLQGAACPFPHAEQAVAAE; encoded by the coding sequence TTGGCAAGGCGCCACGAGACCCATCCGGGAACGGGATGCCCCGTGGAAGCGACGCTGGCGCTGATCGGCGCCAAGTGGAAGGGCGCGACCCTATTTCATCTCATGGACGGCGAATTGCGCTTTTCCGAATTGCGACGCCGCCTGCCCAACGTCACCCAGCGCATCCTCTCCAAGGCGCTGCGCGAGCTGGAGGCGGATGGGCTGGTGCTGCGCCGGGTCTATCCCACCGTGCCGCCGCAAGTCGGCTACCGGCTCACCCGCAAGGGCGAGGCGTTGCGGGGCGCCATCGGGGCGCTGGCCGATTTCGGGCGCGGCCATCTTCAGGGCGCAGCCTGCCCGTTTCCCCATGCCGAGCAGGCGGTGGCGGCGGAATAG
- a CDS encoding SDR family NAD(P)-dependent oxidoreductase: MTPQSEDRPRIMLLTGASRGIGHATVKRFSAAGWRVISCSRHAFPEKCPWGAGPEDHLQVDLSSPASTKAAIAEVKSRLPEGKLDALVNNAAISPKGEGGARLGTLDTDLETWVDVFQVNFFAPIILARGLSAELEKAQGSVVNVTSIAGSRVHPFAGAAYATSKAALASLTREMASDFGRRGIRVNAIAPGEIDTAILSPGTDKIVAQIPMQRLGTPDEVAKIIYVLCTDTSSYLNGAEIHINGGQHV, translated from the coding sequence ATGACCCCCCAATCCGAAGATCGCCCGCGCATCATGCTCCTCACCGGAGCTTCGCGCGGCATCGGCCACGCCACGGTGAAGCGCTTCTCCGCCGCCGGCTGGCGCGTCATCTCCTGCTCGCGCCATGCCTTTCCCGAGAAGTGCCCCTGGGGCGCCGGCCCGGAGGATCATCTGCAGGTGGACCTTTCGAGCCCTGCGAGCACGAAGGCAGCCATCGCCGAGGTCAAGAGCCGCCTGCCGGAAGGCAAGCTCGACGCGCTCGTCAACAACGCAGCCATATCGCCCAAGGGCGAAGGCGGCGCGCGCCTCGGCACGCTGGACACCGACCTTGAGACCTGGGTGGACGTGTTTCAGGTGAATTTCTTCGCCCCCATCATCCTCGCCCGCGGCCTTTCGGCGGAGCTGGAAAAGGCGCAGGGCTCTGTGGTGAACGTGACCTCCATCGCCGGCTCGCGGGTGCATCCCTTCGCGGGGGCCGCCTATGCCACCTCCAAGGCGGCGCTCGCCTCGCTGACGCGGGAGATGGCCTCCGACTTCGGTCGCAGGGGCATCCGCGTCAACGCCATCGCGCCAGGAGAGATCGATACCGCCATCCTCTCGCCGGGCACCGACAAGATCGTCGCGCAGATTCCCATGCAGCGCCTCGGCACGCCGGACGAGGTGGCAAAGATCATCTACGTGCTGTGCACGGACACCTCTTCGTACCTGAACGGCGCCGAGATCCACATCAACGGCGGCCAGCACGTCTGA